The following proteins are encoded in a genomic region of Rhizobium sp. CCGE531:
- the ftrA gene encoding transcriptional regulator FtrA: MPYNVNIMPNSDSPNLLGPHVVTLVYDGLCTFEFGVAYEIFGLPRPEMGDNWYRFSACAIEDGPLRAAGGLTVQVDYGLEVIADADLIVVPGWRGIGTPVPAPLVAELQAASRRGVRVMSLCSGVAVLAAAGLLAGRKATTHWRYVDSIAARYPDISVDADVLYVEEDNVLTAAGSAAAIDLCLHVVRRDFGPDAANSVARRLVVPPHREGGQAQYIETPVLRQREGARLGPLLEWMREHVQEDQPIAALAARAGMSVRTFQRRFEATTGMAPGEWLLSERLRRARDLLEKQTAISLDDVAVASGFGSLATMRHHFRERLAVSPSDYRKRFAALTPDGSVPLRLR, translated from the coding sequence ATGCCATATAACGTCAACATCATGCCAAACTCCGATAGCCCAAATCTTCTCGGCCCGCATGTCGTCACCCTCGTCTATGACGGGCTGTGCACCTTCGAATTCGGCGTCGCCTATGAAATCTTCGGCCTGCCGCGGCCGGAGATGGGCGATAATTGGTATCGCTTTTCCGCCTGCGCGATCGAGGACGGCCCGCTTCGCGCCGCCGGCGGGCTCACGGTACAGGTTGATTATGGGCTCGAGGTCATTGCCGATGCCGATCTGATCGTCGTCCCCGGCTGGCGCGGGATCGGGACGCCTGTCCCCGCCCCCTTGGTTGCCGAGCTGCAAGCGGCCAGCCGCCGTGGCGTGCGCGTCATGTCGCTATGTTCCGGCGTCGCGGTCCTCGCCGCCGCCGGATTGCTCGCTGGCCGAAAGGCGACCACGCATTGGCGCTACGTCGATTCCATCGCCGCGCGTTACCCGGATATATCAGTCGATGCCGATGTGCTCTATGTCGAGGAAGACAACGTGCTGACAGCCGCCGGCAGTGCCGCCGCCATCGATCTCTGCCTGCATGTCGTGCGGCGGGATTTCGGGCCGGACGCTGCCAACAGCGTCGCCCGCCGTCTCGTGGTGCCGCCTCACCGCGAAGGCGGCCAGGCGCAGTATATCGAGACCCCGGTTCTGCGACAGCGAGAGGGAGCACGCTTGGGTCCCTTGCTCGAATGGATGCGCGAGCACGTGCAGGAGGATCAGCCCATTGCTGCGCTTGCGGCGCGGGCCGGCATGAGTGTGCGGACCTTCCAGCGCCGCTTCGAGGCGACCACCGGCATGGCGCCGGGAGAATGGCTACTCAGCGAGCGGCTGCGGCGCGCCCGCGATCTGCTCGAAAAACAAACAGCCATCTCGTTGGACGATGTGGCGGTGGCAAGCGGATTTGGATCGCTCGCCACCATGCGCCATCATTTTCGGGAGAGGCTTGCGGTCAGTCCGAGCGACTACCGCAAGCGGTTCGCCGCTCTTACACCAGACGGCTCTGTTCCGTTGCGGCTTCGATGA
- a CDS encoding FecR domain-containing protein gives MIYASNIRSLALAAGTLCIISAGTASAQTFANCPLRPAVSAERQTLNCEAGLSITVERGAHYRLADRNRDGRVDALVLDSKAALIDVDAGRVPGGFEVVTPQAIAAVRGTRWAVDVKRANTSVLVLRGRVAVNKVSTGQGVTLGRGQGVDADRSRSPLHVTQWGQPRINALMARLGQ, from the coding sequence ATGATCTATGCAAGCAATATTCGCAGCCTGGCGCTGGCGGCAGGTACCCTGTGTATCATCAGCGCCGGCACCGCTTCCGCGCAAACCTTTGCGAATTGTCCGTTGCGGCCCGCTGTCAGCGCCGAACGCCAGACGTTGAATTGCGAAGCTGGACTTAGCATCACCGTCGAGCGCGGCGCGCACTACCGGCTTGCGGACCGGAACCGTGATGGCCGCGTGGATGCCCTGGTGCTCGACAGCAAGGCAGCGTTGATCGATGTGGATGCCGGTCGCGTTCCGGGCGGATTCGAAGTGGTGACGCCACAGGCAATCGCCGCCGTGCGCGGCACGCGATGGGCGGTCGACGTGAAGCGAGCCAATACATCCGTGCTTGTCTTGCGCGGCCGGGTCGCGGTCAACAAGGTATCGACCGGGCAGGGGGTTACGCTGGGGCGAGGGCAAGGCGTCGATGCCGACCGCAGCCGCTCCCCATTGCATGTCACCCAATGGGGACAGCCGCGCATAAACGCTTTGATGGCTCGCCTCGGCCAGTGA
- a CDS encoding adenylate/guanylate cyclase domain-containing protein — MRRPPVQTLIALLLTAVWGLGLGIAHLHGDIPFVDNAEATLTNLRNTLGGSHQPPDLVTIVAIDDDTSRVAGHYPLPRTTLAKIIDAIGALGPKAIALDLLLVDPGDEAGDSALEQSLKRTKVVLAAAGIFPESRQRVVDDSKEPLARVPSALQFLEPQQRFADAASYGVVNVQTDKAGTPRFVPMLFRSGERIEPSFSLRVVSAATDEQTTVISDRIKIGDRSIQTDTGYLLPLSFYGPRGTIRTISASAALNGQLPEAAIRDHVVVIGATVTGGGDVFPTPFDPVLPGVEVISTSITHLIAGDGLVRDRNIRFIDLYFAIGLPLLVVGLLSWQRSTIGLITALGAVLIWFAVNLSAFKHGIWLSAALPIAASVPPALLFGAAQLWFDRRRATRFAEQSELLQRIEAPGLAEHLARDPDFLASPVHQQAAVVFIDINGFTGLSETIGPAAVRELLNGFYNLVDEEVTACGGAITSFMGDGAMILFGLPQPKPSDPADAARCCIRLAGRMRGWLSALPETVASRIGFKIGAHFGTIVASRLGGGGRQQITATGDTVNVASRLMEVAASKRAEIAVSDELLLSAGRDSTPFREGSLDGPIQTSLRGRAGTLTIWLWRSRT; from the coding sequence ATGCGCAGACCACCGGTGCAGACGCTGATTGCGCTTCTCTTGACTGCCGTCTGGGGATTGGGCCTTGGCATCGCGCATCTGCACGGTGACATTCCCTTTGTCGACAACGCCGAAGCGACGCTGACGAACCTCCGCAATACACTCGGCGGCAGCCACCAACCACCCGATCTCGTCACCATCGTTGCCATAGACGACGATACGTCGCGTGTGGCGGGGCACTATCCCTTGCCACGGACCACGCTCGCCAAGATCATCGATGCCATCGGCGCGTTGGGGCCGAAAGCCATCGCGCTCGATCTGCTTCTGGTCGATCCCGGCGACGAGGCGGGCGATTCCGCATTGGAGCAATCGCTGAAGCGAACGAAAGTCGTGCTGGCCGCGGCCGGCATCTTTCCCGAAAGCCGACAGCGCGTCGTTGACGACAGCAAGGAACCTCTCGCCCGCGTGCCCAGCGCGCTGCAATTCCTCGAACCGCAACAGCGATTCGCCGACGCCGCAAGCTATGGTGTCGTCAATGTGCAGACCGACAAGGCGGGAACGCCGCGTTTCGTTCCGATGCTGTTTCGCAGCGGCGAGCGGATCGAGCCATCCTTTTCGCTGCGCGTCGTTTCCGCCGCAACCGATGAGCAGACAACCGTCATCTCCGATCGTATCAAGATCGGTGACCGGTCCATCCAGACCGATACCGGCTATCTCTTGCCGCTCTCGTTCTACGGTCCGCGCGGCACGATCCGCACCATCAGCGCCAGCGCGGCGCTTAACGGGCAATTGCCGGAAGCTGCGATCAGGGATCATGTCGTCGTCATCGGCGCAACCGTTACCGGCGGCGGCGATGTCTTTCCAACGCCCTTCGATCCCGTCCTGCCGGGTGTCGAGGTTATCTCCACTTCGATCACGCATCTGATTGCCGGAGACGGCCTGGTACGCGACCGCAACATTCGGTTCATCGACCTCTATTTCGCCATCGGCTTACCGCTGCTCGTGGTCGGCCTTCTCTCCTGGCAGCGCAGCACCATCGGCCTGATAACAGCTCTCGGCGCCGTGCTTATCTGGTTCGCGGTCAATCTCAGCGCCTTCAAGCATGGGATCTGGCTGAGTGCCGCCCTGCCGATTGCCGCGAGCGTACCTCCGGCGCTGCTGTTTGGCGCGGCGCAGCTCTGGTTCGACCGCAGGCGGGCCACGCGCTTCGCCGAGCAAAGTGAGCTCCTGCAGCGCATCGAGGCGCCCGGTCTTGCCGAACATCTTGCGCGTGATCCCGATTTCCTCGCAAGCCCGGTGCATCAGCAAGCTGCCGTCGTCTTCATCGATATCAACGGTTTCACGGGTCTCAGCGAAACGATCGGCCCGGCTGCCGTGCGGGAACTGCTGAACGGCTTCTATAACCTCGTCGACGAGGAGGTGACTGCATGCGGCGGCGCCATCACCAGCTTCATGGGGGATGGAGCGATGATCCTTTTCGGCCTGCCGCAGCCGAAACCGAGCGACCCCGCCGATGCGGCGCGCTGTTGCATTCGTCTAGCCGGGCGGATGCGAGGCTGGCTCTCGGCTCTGCCGGAGACGGTCGCGTCACGCATCGGCTTCAAGATCGGCGCGCATTTCGGCACCATCGTCGCCTCGAGGCTCGGCGGTGGCGGGCGCCAGCAGATCACGGCAACCGGCGACACGGTCAACGTCGCCAGCCGTCTGATGGAGGTCGCCGCCAGCAAGCGCGCCGAGATCGCCGTCAGCGACGAGCTGTTGCTCTCCGCCGGTCGGGACAGCACTCCCTTCAGGGAAGGGAGCCTCGACGGCCCGATCCAAACAAGCTTGCGTGGCCGCGCCGGGACATTGACCATATGGCTCTGGCGCAGCCGAACGTGA
- a CDS encoding HoxN/HupN/NixA family nickel/cobalt transporter, which produces MILNPFDDRAERPKAKIAVTFALLIAFNIAAWIWAWVAFADKPSLLGIALLAYMFGLRHAFDADHIAAIDNVVRKLIQEKKQPYAVGFFFSLGHSSIVVIASILIAATAAAMQSQLDSFHDIGGVIGTTVSAVFLLLIGVANLFVLRGVWSAFRRAQRGERIADEDLDTLLAGGGFLARIFRPMFKVVTRSWHMYPIGFLFGLGFDTATEIGLLGISAAQAAQGMSFWTILVFPALFTAGMSLMDTLDSTLMTGAYGWAFVKPVRKLWYNLTITAASVVVAIFIGGIEALGLISDKLGLEGGFWSFIGELNDNLANFGFAVVGIFLLSWLISTVLYKARGYDNLQINRS; this is translated from the coding sequence ATGATCCTCAATCCATTTGACGATCGCGCGGAAAGGCCGAAGGCCAAGATCGCCGTCACCTTCGCATTGCTGATAGCATTCAACATTGCCGCATGGATCTGGGCCTGGGTCGCCTTCGCCGACAAGCCGTCGCTGCTGGGCATTGCGCTTCTTGCCTACATGTTCGGGCTTCGCCACGCCTTCGATGCCGATCACATCGCCGCGATCGATAACGTCGTGCGCAAGCTCATTCAGGAAAAGAAGCAACCCTATGCGGTCGGCTTCTTCTTCTCGCTCGGCCATTCCTCGATCGTGGTGATCGCCTCGATCCTGATTGCGGCGACTGCGGCCGCCATGCAGAGCCAGCTCGATTCCTTCCACGACATCGGCGGCGTCATCGGCACGACGGTATCGGCCGTCTTCCTGCTGCTGATCGGCGTTGCCAATCTCTTTGTCCTCAGGGGCGTATGGTCCGCCTTCAGGCGGGCGCAGCGGGGCGAGAGGATCGCGGACGAAGATCTGGATACGCTGCTTGCCGGCGGCGGTTTTCTGGCGCGCATCTTCCGGCCGATGTTCAAGGTGGTTACCCGCTCGTGGCACATGTATCCGATCGGCTTTCTCTTCGGCCTCGGCTTCGATACCGCGACGGAAATCGGGCTTCTCGGCATTTCCGCAGCTCAAGCCGCGCAGGGCATGTCCTTCTGGACCATCCTCGTCTTCCCGGCACTCTTCACCGCCGGCATGTCGCTGATGGATACGCTCGACAGCACGCTCATGACCGGCGCCTATGGCTGGGCCTTCGTCAAGCCGGTGCGCAAGCTCTGGTACAATCTGACGATCACGGCCGCTTCCGTTGTCGTCGCCATCTTTATCGGCGGCATCGAGGCGCTGGGGCTGATCTCCGACAAGCTCGGTCTTGAAGGCGGTTTCTGGAGTTTCATCGGCGAGCTTAACGACAATCTTGCCAATTTCGGCTTCGCCGTCGTCGGCATTTTCCTGCTGAGCTGGCTGATTTCAACCGTGCTCTACAAAGCCAGAGGCTACGACAACTTGCAGATCAATCGCTCATGA
- the tpiA gene encoding triose-phosphate isomerase: MTKTMRPLLAGNWKMNGTRASLDQIKAIADGVKAPLSEKIDTLLCPPATLLYVATALCDDSPLAIGAQDCHQQVSGAHTGDISAEMIADCFGTHVIVGHSERRRNHAESDMLVRAKAQAAHDAGLIAIICIGETAYERNSGQTLDVLKRELIGSIPDGSTAGTTVIAYEPVWAIGTGVVPTRENVEEAHAFIRIELIERFGREGANMRILYGGSVSGANARDLLDIPHVNGVLVGGQSLKAVDFLAIYAAFERQLA, from the coding sequence ATGACGAAGACCATGCGGCCGCTTCTGGCCGGAAACTGGAAGATGAACGGGACGCGCGCGAGCCTGGACCAGATCAAGGCGATCGCGGATGGCGTCAAGGCGCCGTTGTCTGAGAAAATCGATACGCTGCTCTGCCCCCCGGCCACATTGCTCTATGTCGCGACCGCACTTTGCGACGACAGTCCGCTTGCGATCGGCGCCCAGGATTGCCATCAACAGGTCAGCGGTGCCCATACCGGCGATATTTCCGCCGAGATGATTGCGGACTGCTTCGGCACCCATGTCATCGTCGGTCATTCCGAACGCCGCAGGAACCACGCGGAAAGCGACATGCTGGTGCGGGCCAAGGCCCAGGCGGCGCACGATGCGGGGCTCATCGCCATCATCTGCATCGGCGAGACCGCCTATGAGCGCAACAGCGGTCAGACGCTCGATGTGCTGAAGCGGGAACTCATCGGCTCCATTCCGGATGGCTCTACGGCGGGGACGACGGTCATCGCCTATGAGCCGGTCTGGGCGATCGGTACCGGCGTGGTGCCGACCCGCGAAAACGTGGAGGAGGCGCATGCCTTCATCCGTATCGAACTCATCGAGCGCTTCGGCAGGGAAGGGGCGAACATGCGAATCCTCTATGGCGGATCGGTCAGCGGCGCCAATGCGCGCGACCTTCTGGACATTCCCCATGTCAACGGCGTCCTTGTCGGCGGGCAGAGCTTGAAAGCGGTCGACTTCCTCGCCATTTATGCCGCATTCGAACGGCAGCTCGCCTGA
- a CDS encoding rhodanese-like domain-containing protein: MSLISEIPAAASNLVAEHYARRLAFETDCSDVRQAMTSGNVDFVLIDVRGPALFQEQHIPGAINLPHGKMTARKMAEWPEDTLFVVYCAGPHCNGTDKAAWRLGSLGKRVKVMIGGMTGWADEGHPFERG, encoded by the coding sequence ATGTCCCTAATCAGTGAAATCCCCGCAGCCGCCTCGAACCTCGTTGCGGAACACTATGCCCGTAGACTCGCTTTCGAGACCGATTGCTCAGACGTGCGCCAGGCCATGACATCAGGCAATGTGGATTTCGTGCTGATCGATGTTCGCGGTCCGGCCCTGTTCCAGGAGCAGCATATTCCCGGCGCGATCAACCTGCCGCACGGCAAGATGACCGCGCGGAAGATGGCGGAATGGCCTGAGGATACGCTATTCGTCGTTTATTGCGCCGGGCCGCATTGCAACGGCACTGACAAGGCGGCTTGGCGGCTGGGCTCGCTCGGCAAGCGCGTGAAGGTCATGATCGGCGGCATGACCGGCTGGGCCGATGAGGGCCACCCTTTCGAAAGAGGCTAA
- a CDS encoding CTP synthase produces MARYVFITGGVVSSLGKGIAAAALGALLQARGYRVRLRKLDPYLNVDPGTMSPTQHGEVFVTDDGAETDLDLGHYERFTGRSATKTDNITTGRIYKNIIDKERRGDYLGATVQVIPHVTNEIKDFVIEGNDDYDFVICEIGGTVGDIEAMPFMEAIRQLGNDLPRGTAIYVHLTLMPYIPAAGELKTKPTQHSVKELQALGIHPDILLVRADREIPEAERRKLSLFCNVRPSAVIQALDVANIYDVPMAYHKEGLDNEVLDAFGIEPAPKPRLDQWEEVCNRIRTPEGEVTIAIVGKYTGLKDAYKSLIEALHHGGIANRVKVKLEWIESEVFEKEDPAPYLEKVHGILVPGGFGERGSEGKILAARFARERKVPYFGICFGMQMAVIEAARNLAGVEHASSTEFGPTPEPVVGLMTEWLKGNELQKRTKSGDLGGTMRLGAYKAALKKGTKISEIYGSTDISERHRHRYEVNVDYKDRLEDCGLTFSGMSPDGVLPETVEYADHPWFIGVQYHPELKSRPLEPHPLFSSFIEAATEQSRLV; encoded by the coding sequence ATGGCGCGATATGTATTCATCACTGGCGGCGTGGTTTCTTCCCTCGGAAAAGGAATTGCGGCCGCGGCTCTCGGAGCGTTGTTGCAGGCTCGTGGTTATCGAGTCCGCCTGCGCAAACTCGACCCCTATCTGAACGTGGACCCGGGCACGATGAGCCCGACCCAGCACGGCGAGGTCTTCGTCACCGACGACGGTGCGGAAACCGACCTCGATCTCGGCCACTACGAGCGCTTCACCGGCCGCTCGGCCACCAAGACCGATAACATCACCACCGGTCGCATCTACAAGAACATCATCGACAAGGAACGCCGCGGCGACTATCTGGGCGCCACCGTCCAGGTCATTCCGCACGTCACCAACGAGATCAAGGATTTCGTTATCGAGGGCAATGACGATTATGATTTCGTCATCTGCGAGATCGGCGGCACCGTCGGCGATATCGAAGCCATGCCCTTCATGGAAGCGATCCGCCAGCTCGGCAACGACCTGCCGCGCGGCACGGCGATCTATGTCCACCTGACGCTGATGCCTTACATTCCGGCCGCCGGCGAGCTGAAGACCAAGCCGACGCAGCATTCCGTCAAGGAACTGCAGGCTCTCGGCATTCACCCGGACATCCTGCTCGTGCGCGCGGATCGCGAGATCCCGGAAGCCGAACGCCGCAAACTTTCGCTGTTCTGCAACGTCCGTCCTTCGGCCGTCATCCAGGCGCTCGACGTCGCCAACATCTACGACGTGCCGATGGCCTACCACAAGGAAGGCCTCGATAACGAAGTGCTTGATGCCTTCGGCATCGAGCCGGCGCCCAAGCCGCGTCTCGATCAGTGGGAAGAAGTCTGCAACCGCATCCGCACGCCGGAAGGCGAGGTGACCATTGCCATCGTCGGCAAGTATACCGGCCTCAAGGATGCCTATAAGTCGCTGATCGAGGCGCTTCATCACGGCGGCATCGCCAACCGGGTCAAGGTCAAGCTCGAATGGATCGAGTCGGAAGTCTTCGAAAAGGAAGATCCGGCGCCTTATCTCGAAAAGGTTCATGGCATTCTCGTGCCGGGCGGCTTCGGCGAGCGCGGTTCGGAAGGCAAGATCCTGGCTGCCCGCTTCGCACGCGAGCGCAAGGTGCCGTATTTCGGCATCTGCTTCGGCATGCAGATGGCTGTCATTGAAGCGGCCCGCAATCTGGCCGGTGTCGAACATGCCTCGTCGACCGAGTTCGGACCGACGCCGGAACCGGTCGTCGGCCTGATGACCGAATGGCTGAAGGGCAATGAGCTACAGAAGCGCACAAAATCCGGCGATCTCGGCGGCACCATGCGTCTCGGCGCCTACAAGGCGGCGCTGAAGAAGGGCACGAAGATTTCCGAAATCTATGGTTCCACCGATATTTCGGAGCGCCATCGTCACCGCTACGAGGTCAATGTCGACTACAAGGACCGGCTGGAAGATTGCGGCCTGACCTTCTCCGGCATGTCACCGGATGGCGTCCTGCCTGAGACGGTCGAATATGCGGATCATCCGTGGTTCATCGGCGTCCAGTATCATCCCGAGCTGAAGTCGCGGCCGCTGGAACCGCATCCGCTGTTCTCCAGCTTCATCGAAGCCGCAACGGAACAGAGCCGTCTGGTGTAA
- a CDS encoding LysE family translocator, which yields MTVETLLPLILFALVSTITPGGATTLATASGAHFGFRRSIPVMAGFAVGLGSMAGATAAGLGGVLQALPMLQIGMKTFGSLYLIWLAIRIGGSGPPSMSGQMARPTGFIAGLWMLWHNPKGWAMTMGAAASFAALAENPVKLATLLGATFCLVAAFSLTVWCILGQMLGRLLKTAWQWRAVNVSLACLLVISIIPMWRE from the coding sequence ATGACTGTAGAAACCCTGTTGCCGCTGATCCTCTTCGCATTGGTTTCGACCATAACGCCGGGAGGTGCCACGACGCTCGCAACCGCATCCGGCGCGCATTTCGGCTTTCGCCGGTCGATACCGGTCATGGCCGGCTTCGCAGTCGGCCTTGGCTCCATGGCTGGAGCGACGGCCGCGGGGCTTGGCGGCGTATTGCAGGCCCTGCCGATGCTGCAGATTGGCATGAAGACGTTCGGTTCCCTCTACCTGATCTGGCTTGCCATCCGGATCGGCGGGAGCGGCCCGCCGAGCATGTCAGGCCAGATGGCGAGGCCTACCGGGTTTATCGCCGGTCTCTGGATGCTCTGGCACAATCCGAAGGGCTGGGCGATGACCATGGGCGCTGCCGCTTCTTTCGCCGCGCTGGCGGAAAACCCCGTCAAACTAGCGACCCTGCTCGGCGCGACCTTCTGCCTGGTCGCTGCCTTCTCGCTTACCGTCTGGTGCATTCTCGGACAAATGCTCGGGCGCCTATTGAAAACGGCATGGCAGTGGCGCGCCGTCAATGTCTCCCTCGCCTGCCTCCTGGTGATTTCGATCATTCCGATGTGGCGTGAATGA
- a CDS encoding alpha/beta hydrolase produces the protein MPMSTVHLPVLSVVSGILLLAAAQGASADMLKPFKDELFSNQTVIENHDNGAFQTIDYQEVRDINGRDQIPEKRVKPPYIDTGVRWKAQEDETLQLGDRKVDVTRIGPASKQAFTVIFIHGRGGDRRLGSNDYTFGGNFNRLKNLAYRNGGTYYAPSVKGFDSNGVADIAALIRYSYEQSAGKPVILTCASMGSFICWGITRDAESVKRLKGMAILSGVTDPDFTKSAFYKARLPLWFTHGSKDPVYAAADQQALFEKLYKAHYPTRFTLFETGNHGTPVRMTDWRKVLNWIADPQAS, from the coding sequence ATGCCAATGTCCACAGTTCATTTGCCTGTCTTGTCCGTAGTTTCGGGCATTCTGCTTCTGGCGGCCGCCCAAGGCGCCTCTGCCGACATGCTGAAGCCCTTCAAGGATGAGCTGTTTTCCAACCAGACCGTCATCGAGAACCACGACAATGGCGCTTTCCAGACGATCGATTACCAGGAAGTGCGTGATATCAACGGCCGCGACCAAATCCCGGAAAAGCGCGTCAAGCCGCCCTACATCGACACGGGCGTGCGCTGGAAAGCGCAGGAAGACGAGACCTTGCAGCTCGGTGACCGCAAGGTCGACGTCACCCGTATAGGTCCGGCTTCGAAACAGGCCTTTACCGTCATCTTCATCCACGGCCGCGGCGGCGACCGCCGGCTCGGCTCCAACGATTATACGTTCGGCGGCAATTTCAACCGGCTGAAAAACCTCGCCTACCGCAATGGCGGCACCTATTATGCGCCAAGCGTCAAAGGTTTCGACAGCAACGGGGTCGCCGACATCGCCGCGCTGATCCGCTATTCCTACGAACAGTCGGCCGGCAAGCCCGTCATCCTCACCTGCGCCTCCATGGGCAGCTTCATCTGCTGGGGCATCACCCGCGATGCCGAAAGCGTCAAGCGCCTGAAGGGCATGGCGATCCTGAGCGGGGTCACCGATCCGGATTTCACCAAGAGCGCCTTCTACAAGGCAAGGCTGCCGCTCTGGTTCACGCATGGCAGCAAGGACCCGGTCTATGCCGCGGCGGACCAGCAGGCACTGTTCGAGAAACTCTACAAGGCGCATTACCCGACGCGCTTCACACTTTTCGAAACCGGCAACCATGGAACACCCGTGCGCATGACCGATTGGCGCAAGGTGCTCAACTGGATCGCCGATCCGCAGGCGTCGTAA
- the secG gene encoding preprotein translocase subunit SecG, giving the protein MQTVLLVIYLMIVVALIGVVLIQRSEGGGLGIGGGSGFMSARGTANALTRTTAILAALFFALALGMNVLSRFEARPTDILNRIPGTAGQGNGILDSLGGQKSPAPATTQPKPADNSGVPNSGAVAPQSQATPPATTNQPAATAPAQQETPAATGQQTAPATTTPAPAENGGVPTGK; this is encoded by the coding sequence ATGCAAACCGTACTGCTTGTTATCTATCTCATGATCGTCGTCGCCCTTATTGGCGTTGTGCTGATTCAGCGCTCCGAAGGTGGCGGCCTCGGCATCGGCGGCGGATCGGGCTTCATGTCTGCACGCGGTACGGCCAACGCGCTGACGCGCACCACGGCCATTCTGGCAGCGCTGTTCTTCGCGCTCGCGCTCGGCATGAACGTGCTTTCGCGTTTCGAAGCTCGCCCGACCGACATTCTCAACCGTATCCCGGGCACGGCGGGTCAGGGCAACGGCATTCTCGATTCGCTCGGCGGCCAGAAAAGCCCGGCGCCGGCAACCACCCAGCCGAAGCCGGCCGACAATAGCGGCGTTCCGAACAGCGGCGCCGTCGCTCCGCAGTCGCAAGCGACGCCGCCTGCAACGACGAACCAGCCCGCCGCTACGGCGCCTGCACAGCAGGAGACTCCGGCCGCAACCGGTCAGCAGACCGCGCCGGCGACGACAACTCCTGCGCCGGCCGAAAACGGCGGCGTGCCGACCGGTAAGTAA